In a genomic window of Capsicum annuum cultivar UCD-10X-F1 unplaced genomic scaffold, UCD10Xv1.1 ctg1489, whole genome shotgun sequence:
- the LOC124890240 gene encoding inactive protein RESTRICTED TEV MOVEMENT 2-like has protein sequence MNSKGAVVATPTQVYEDFVPSSKLVKEEHCDTIHLNLAGFKKEQMKVILTSTGILKISGQRPIGQNKWQRFHKEFPVAENCDKSKISAKFENDILRVQQPKIASLANKDKELAARGAENTPAAKRQKTSLRDEFSKQDNADINTPAKEEPKKASPKIGEQTEAKSVAENKLPADKSSSSSSSSSESESESTDDETDDITTGNTSNYLAANLKKPRKVIKLTLVALSVLGIGLYVANVMKSANEAEE, from the exons ATGAATTCAAAAGGAGCTGTAGTTGCTACACCAACTCAAGTATATGAAGATTTTGTGCCATCATCAAAGCTGGTTAAGGAAGAACATTGTGACACAATTCACCTTAATCTTGCAG GTTTCAAGAAGGAACAGATGAAGGTTATACTGACCAGTACAGGAATTCTGAAGATCAGCGGACAACGGCCAATTGGGCAGAATAAATGGCAGAGGTTTCACAAGGAATTTCCTGTTGCAGAAAATTGTGACAAAAGCAAAATCAGCGCAAAGTTTGAAAATGACATTCTTCGTGTTCAACAGCCAAAGATAGCTTCACTAGCGAATAAAGATAAGGAATTGGCAGCCAGAGGAGCTGAAAATACTCCTGCAGCTAAAAGACAGAAGACCAGTTTACGAGACGAATTTAGTAAACAAGACAATGCTGATATTAATACTCCTGCAAAAGAAGAACCAAAGAAAGCTAGTCCTAAAATAGGAGAGCAAACAGAAGCTAAAAGTGTTGCGGAAAATAAATTACCAGCAGATAAAAGTAGTTCAAGTAGTAGTTCATCCAGTGAATCCGAAAGTGAATCGACTGATGATGAGACAGATGATATTACGACCGGAAATACCAGTAATTATTTGGCTGCAAACCTGAAGAAGCCAAGGAAAGTGATCAAATTGACTCTTGTTGCTCTTTCAGTTCTTGGCATTGGGCTCTATGTCGCCAACGTGATGAAGTCTGCCAATGAAGCTGAAGAATGA